In Zonotrichia albicollis isolate bZonAlb1 chromosome 3, bZonAlb1.hap1, whole genome shotgun sequence, a single window of DNA contains:
- the SAYSD1 gene encoding SAYSvFN domain-containing protein 1 — MAATVERRLAEFRAARRSAAAAPRPAEPPGKAAAPEAAEGPRAAAEGPGGGAQVRPGAAAAPVWARPLLLKVLLWAVLLALFAELELGLPYFVLSLLYWMYAGTRGPAERRPGELSAYSVFNPGCAAIAGTLTAEQLERELHYRPAAGRRRPVPNKAVAKPALSSRFLGPGSCSGTPRGTALSQLRLPARHLQGFSSRELCRR, encoded by the exons ATGGCGGCCACCGTGGAGCGGCGCCTCGCCGAGTTCCGTGCCGCCCGCCGCAGCGCTGCCGCTGCTCCGCGCCCAGCCGAGCCGCCGGGAAAGGCCGCGGCTCCGGAGGCCGCCGAGGGACCGCGGGCAGCCGCGGAGGGCCCGGGCGGCGGCGCCCAG GTCCGGCCCGGCGCGGCGGCCGCTCCGGTGTGGGCGCGCCCGCTGCTGCtgaaggtgctgctgtgggCCGTGCTGCTGGCGCTGTTCGCGGAGCTGGAGCTCGGGCTGCCCTACTTCGTCCTCTCCCTGCTTTACTGGATGTACGCCGGCACCCGCGGCCCCGCCGAGCGGCGGCCCGGCGAGCTCAGCGCCTACTCCGTCTTCAACCCCGGCTGCGCCGCCATCGCCGGGACGCTGACGGCCGAGCAGCTGGAGCGGGAGCTGCACTACCGGCCCGCCGCGGG GCGGCGCCGGCCGGTCCCGAATAAAGCCGTAGCAAAGCCTGCGCTCTCGTCTCGTTTCCTGGGGCCGGGCAGCTGTTCCGGGACCCCGAGAGGCACGGCCTTGTCACAGCTGCGGCTGCCAGCGCGTCACCTGCAGGGCTTCAGCTCCCGAGAGCTTTGCCGCAGGTGA